The following coding sequences lie in one Streptococcus suis genomic window:
- a CDS encoding metal ABC transporter ATP-binding protein — protein MRYITVEDLSFYYDKEPVLEHIHYYLDSGEFVTLTGENGAAKTTLIKATLGILKPKQGKVSIAEKSIKGKKLRMAYLPQQIASFNAGFPSTVYEFVKSGRYPRQGWFRRLTAHDEEHVRISLESVGMWEHRDKRLGALSGGQKQRAVIARMFASDPDIFILDEPTTGMDAGTKDAFYQLMHHSAKKHGKSVLMITHDPDELNKYADRNIHLVRDQQSPWRCFNVHEADEEVAHV, from the coding sequence ATGAGATATATTACTGTGGAAGACTTGTCGTTTTACTACGATAAAGAACCGGTTTTAGAACATATTCATTATTATCTTGATAGTGGGGAATTTGTGACTTTGACTGGTGAGAATGGCGCAGCCAAGACAACCCTCATTAAGGCGACTTTGGGGATATTGAAGCCCAAACAAGGGAAGGTTTCTATTGCTGAGAAGAGTATAAAGGGTAAGAAGTTGAGAATGGCCTATTTACCTCAGCAAATTGCAAGTTTTAATGCTGGTTTTCCAAGCACGGTTTACGAATTTGTAAAATCAGGGCGTTATCCTCGACAAGGTTGGTTTCGTCGTTTGACAGCCCATGATGAGGAACATGTTCGGATTAGTTTGGAATCAGTTGGCATGTGGGAACATCGGGATAAGCGCTTAGGTGCTTTGAGTGGTGGGCAGAAGCAGCGTGCGGTCATTGCGCGTATGTTTGCCTCTGATCCAGATATTTTTATTCTGGATGAACCGACAACAGGGATGGATGCAGGGACCAAGGATGCTTTTTACCAGCTCATGCATCATTCGGCTAAGAAGCATGGGAAGTCGGTTTTGATGATAACTCATGATCCTGATGAGCTGAATAAGTATGCTGATCGAAACATTCACTTGGTTCGTGATCAGCAGTCTCCTTGGCGTTGTTTCAATGTTCATGAAGCGGATGAGGAGGTTGCCCATGTTTGA
- a CDS encoding transcriptional regulator, with the protein MNRIALEIEKYLHEIVLSSENQLEILVGSCQSTVKLTNTQEHILMLIEKAAYTNTEIAKELNVSQAAITKATKSLVAQGLLVAVRDDKDARIVRFSLTEAAKPIAAEHAHHHAHTLEAYEELLEHYSLEEQESIARFLSELVEKIRK; encoded by the coding sequence ATGAATCGTATTGCATTAGAAATTGAGAAGTACCTGCACGAGATTGTTTTGAGTTCGGAGAATCAATTGGAGATTTTGGTTGGTTCTTGTCAAAGCACGGTGAAGTTGACGAATACGCAGGAGCATATTTTGATGCTTATTGAAAAGGCTGCATATACTAATACTGAGATTGCTAAGGAGTTGAATGTTAGTCAGGCTGCGATCACGAAGGCTACAAAGTCATTAGTTGCTCAGGGGTTATTGGTGGCGGTTAGAGATGATAAGGATGCTCGTATTGTTCGCTTTAGTTTGACTGAGGCTGCTAAGCCTATTGCTGCAGAGCATGCTCATCATCACGCGCATACCTTGGAAGCTTATGAAGAGCTTTTGGAACATTATAGTCTTGAAGAGCAGGAGTCAATTGCTCGATTCTTAAGTGAGTTAGTGGAGAAGATTAGAAAATAA
- a CDS encoding CopY/TcrY family copper transport repressor, with the protein MLGGECVEQTISATEWQVMRVLWAHPGATSQEIIQALQEGFDWQATTIKTLLGRLRKKNYLRMVKETSKYHYYPLISEEEHLQGQVELLLATICSTKQGQLVEKLLDTGTFSQKSLENLASKISQLQRTAPEQIACRCLAGQCTCGHHHTLRKST; encoded by the coding sequence TTGTTGGGAGGTGAATGTGTGGAGCAGACAATTTCTGCTACGGAGTGGCAGGTCATGCGAGTCCTGTGGGCCCATCCTGGTGCGACTTCTCAGGAAATTATTCAGGCCTTGCAGGAAGGCTTTGATTGGCAGGCGACGACCATTAAGACACTCTTGGGGCGGCTGCGGAAGAAAAACTATTTGAGAATGGTCAAGGAAACCAGCAAATACCACTATTATCCGCTGATCAGTGAAGAGGAACATTTGCAGGGTCAGGTGGAGCTCTTACTAGCTACCATCTGTTCCACAAAACAGGGGCAACTGGTTGAAAAACTGCTAGACACAGGGACATTTTCCCAAAAAAGCCTAGAAAATCTGGCCAGCAAAATCTCGCAGTTACAAAGGACTGCACCCGAGCAAATCGCTTGTCGGTGCTTGGCGGGGCAATGTACCTGTGGGCATCATCATACTCTTCGAAAATCAACATAA
- a CDS encoding transglycosylase — protein MATKSDKQDFKKKISALGLGDVVGVFLRTLKLLFNSVAVLVFLFGLFGAGIGIGFVVSLFDDVKIPKTEELVAKVSEVSRISTVTYSDGSLVSEVNSDLLRVPITSEEVSNYLKQAVIATEDETFETHNGVVPKAVLRAALGSVGLGSSSGGSTLTQQLIKQQLVGDAPTFTRKANEIVSALALERNMTKEEILTIYLNVSPFGRNNQGRNIAGVEAAAQGIFGKPAKDLTVPQAAFIAGLPQSPIVYSPYASDGTRKSDEDMVYGIERYQDVLFNMYRASFLTKEEYETYKAYDIKQDFIAPAPVMADTKDYLYYEVMEEAQEVMFDYLVKRDKVSENDLKNDETKASYEELAKQELSQGGYTIKSTVDQGIYAAMQSVVANYGSVLDDGNEYVETGSVLIDNATGAILGFVGGRDYATNQNNHAFDTLRSPASTIKPLLAYGIAIDQGLIGSASILSDYPTNFSSGQPIMYGSGRGTGMMNLQTAIDRSVNIPAFWTYKMMRNAGVDAKAYMDKMNYHIPMYDIESVPLGGGVEISVLTNTNAYQTLANGGVYNKHYIVESITASDGTVVYQHKAAPVQVYSKATASIMNQLLRQVVNSGYTTTFKSRLSGLNPQAASSDFVGKTGTSNEVNDVWLMLSTPRVTLGTWAGNDDNSEMYVWTGYHNNSQYVAHMVDALYNVNADMFAGKFELDSSVIASSVVVSTGQRAGTTQVNGRQVTVGGAMTTSYWAKNGAPVTSYNFMVGGTDSDRAQAWNTIIGSQTPTSSSSTQRSSSTRSRTSSSANNTNQSSETQTATSEQANNDSP, from the coding sequence ATGGCGACTAAATCAGATAAGCAAGATTTTAAAAAGAAAATCAGTGCCCTAGGCCTAGGGGATGTAGTAGGAGTTTTCCTTCGGACGCTGAAATTATTATTCAATTCAGTAGCTGTCTTGGTGTTCCTATTCGGTCTTTTTGGTGCGGGCATAGGAATTGGTTTCGTGGTTAGTCTTTTTGATGACGTTAAGATTCCCAAAACAGAGGAACTGGTAGCGAAGGTTTCAGAAGTTAGTCGGATTTCCACCGTTACCTATTCGGATGGTAGCTTGGTGTCGGAAGTTAATTCAGATCTGCTTCGTGTACCTATTACTTCGGAAGAGGTCTCGAATTATCTAAAACAGGCTGTAATTGCGACAGAGGATGAAACATTTGAAACCCATAATGGGGTTGTGCCTAAGGCTGTTTTGCGTGCGGCACTGGGATCGGTTGGTCTAGGTTCATCTAGCGGTGGTTCAACCTTGACCCAGCAATTGATAAAACAGCAACTTGTCGGAGATGCTCCAACCTTTACGCGTAAGGCTAATGAGATTGTTTCGGCTTTGGCATTAGAGCGGAATATGACCAAGGAAGAGATTTTGACTATTTACTTAAATGTTTCTCCATTTGGTCGAAATAATCAGGGACGAAATATTGCAGGGGTAGAAGCTGCGGCTCAGGGAATTTTTGGTAAACCAGCGAAAGACTTGACTGTTCCGCAGGCTGCTTTTATTGCAGGCTTACCGCAAAGTCCGATTGTTTATTCTCCCTATGCATCAGATGGAACACGTAAATCAGATGAAGATATGGTTTACGGTATTGAACGCTATCAAGATGTTCTCTTTAATATGTATCGGGCGTCATTCTTGACCAAGGAAGAGTACGAAACCTACAAAGCTTACGATATTAAACAAGATTTTATTGCTCCAGCTCCTGTAATGGCGGATACGAAAGATTATCTCTACTACGAGGTCATGGAAGAAGCGCAAGAGGTTATGTTTGATTATCTGGTAAAACGCGATAAGGTTTCTGAAAATGACTTGAAAAACGATGAAACCAAGGCTTCCTATGAAGAATTGGCTAAGCAAGAATTGAGTCAAGGCGGCTATACGATCAAGAGTACCGTTGATCAAGGAATCTATGCGGCAATGCAGTCTGTTGTGGCAAACTATGGGTCTGTTTTGGATGACGGAAACGAATATGTCGAGACAGGTAGTGTCTTAATTGATAATGCCACAGGAGCTATTTTAGGATTTGTGGGTGGTCGCGACTATGCAACCAACCAAAATAATCATGCCTTTGATACCCTTCGTTCGCCAGCGTCAACCATCAAGCCTCTGTTAGCTTACGGTATTGCGATTGATCAAGGTTTGATAGGTTCTGCTAGCATCCTTTCAGATTATCCAACGAACTTCTCAAGTGGACAACCGATTATGTATGGTTCAGGACGTGGTACTGGTATGATGAACTTACAGACGGCTATTGACCGTTCTGTTAACATTCCTGCTTTTTGGACCTATAAGATGATGAGAAATGCAGGTGTAGATGCCAAAGCGTACATGGATAAAATGAATTATCATATTCCTATGTACGATATTGAAAGTGTACCGTTGGGCGGTGGTGTTGAAATTTCAGTATTGACAAATACCAATGCCTATCAAACTTTGGCAAATGGTGGCGTTTATAACAAACATTATATTGTTGAAAGCATTACTGCCTCTGATGGAACAGTAGTGTATCAGCATAAAGCAGCTCCGGTTCAGGTCTATTCTAAAGCAACTGCAAGTATTATGAACCAGCTTTTGAGACAGGTTGTCAACTCTGGTTATACTACGACGTTCAAGAGTCGATTGAGTGGTTTAAACCCACAGGCAGCATCATCTGATTTCGTCGGTAAGACGGGAACAAGTAATGAAGTCAATGACGTGTGGCTCATGCTATCAACCCCTAGAGTAACTTTAGGTACTTGGGCTGGGAATGATGATAACTCAGAAATGTATGTCTGGACAGGCTACCATAATAATTCACAATATGTGGCCCATATGGTTGATGCGCTTTATAATGTTAATGCGGATATGTTCGCAGGAAAATTTGAATTAGACAGTAGTGTTATTGCTTCTAGTGTCGTTGTTTCTACGGGTCAACGTGCAGGGACGACACAGGTAAATGGGCGCCAAGTAACAGTTGGTGGTGCGATGACAACTAGTTATTGGGCTAAAAATGGTGCACCAGTAACAAGTTATAACTTCATGGTTGGGGGGACAGATAGTGACCGAGCACAGGCTTGGAATACAATTATCGGTTCCCAAACGCCAACATCAAGTAGCTCAACCCAACGAAGCAGTTCGACTCGGAGTAGAACGAGTTCTTCAGCTAATAACACGAACCAGTCATCAGAAACGCAAACAGCAACTAGTGAGCAAGCGAATAATGATTCACCTTGA
- a CDS encoding metal ABC transporter permease, producing MFDLSVFHYDFMQRAFLAIIAMSLFSPILGVFLILRRQSLMSDTLSHVSLAGVAFGLVLGISPTLSTVLVVIVAAVFLEYLRTIYKNFMEIGTAILMSTGLAISLIVMNKSGGKSGLSLEQYLFGSIVTISQEQVIALFTIAVIVIVLTLLFLRPMYILTFDEDTAFVDGLPVRAMSIAFNVVTGVAIALMIPAAGALLVSTIMVLPASIALRLGKSFKAVIFTGMGIGFFGMVMGLLTSYYAETPASASITLIFISIFLLVNVVQKFKK from the coding sequence ATGTTTGATCTATCTGTATTTCATTATGACTTTATGCAGCGTGCTTTCCTGGCAATCATTGCGATGAGTCTGTTCTCGCCCATTTTGGGGGTCTTTTTGATACTTAGACGGCAGAGTTTGATGTCGGATACTCTTAGTCATGTTTCGTTGGCGGGGGTTGCATTTGGTTTGGTATTGGGGATTTCACCAACGCTTTCGACTGTTCTTGTCGTTATTGTGGCAGCTGTATTTTTAGAGTATTTGCGTACGATTTACAAGAACTTTATGGAAATTGGGACGGCTATCCTCATGTCGACTGGTTTGGCGATTTCGTTGATTGTCATGAATAAATCTGGTGGGAAATCAGGGCTTAGCCTGGAACAATATCTGTTTGGTTCGATAGTGACGATTAGTCAGGAGCAGGTAATTGCTTTGTTTACGATTGCTGTGATTGTCATCGTGCTGACATTGTTGTTTTTACGTCCGATGTATATTCTTACCTTTGACGAGGATACGGCATTTGTAGATGGGTTACCTGTGCGAGCTATGTCCATTGCCTTTAATGTGGTGACTGGTGTTGCTATTGCCTTAATGATTCCAGCGGCAGGTGCTTTGCTGGTTTCAACAATTATGGTTTTGCCAGCTTCTATTGCATTGCGACTTGGTAAGAGTTTTAAAGCTGTTATCTTTACTGGGATGGGCATTGGCTTTTTTGGAATGGTCATGGGGTTGCTGACTTCTTACTATGCAGAAACCCCAGCGAGTGCAAGTATTACCTTGATTTTCATTAGTATTTTCTTACTGGTAAATGTTGTTCAAAAATTTAAAAAATAA
- a CDS encoding tyrosine--tRNA ligase, with protein sequence MNIFEELKARGLVFQTTDEEALVKALTEGQVSYYTGYDPTADSLHLGHLVAILTSRRLQLAGHKPYALVGGATGLIGDPSFKDAERSLQTKDTVDGWVTKIQGQLSRFLDFENGDNKAEMVNNYDWFSDISFIDFLRDVGKYYTVNYMMSKDSVKKRIETGISYTEFAYQIMQGYDFYELNDKHNVTLQIGGSDQWGNMTAGTELLRRKADKSGHVMTVPLITDSTGKKFGKSEGNAVWLDADKTSPYEMYQFWLNVMDDDAVRFLKIFTFLSLDEIAEIEKHFDAARHERLAQKILAKEVVTLVHGEEAYNQALNITEQLFAGNIKNLSAKELKQGLSNVPNYAVQAEDNLNIVELLVTSGIVNSKRQAREDVQNGAIYVNGERVQDLDYTLSDSDKIDGELTVIRRGKKKYSVLTY encoded by the coding sequence ATGAACATTTTTGAAGAACTAAAAGCTCGTGGCTTGGTCTTTCAAACGACAGACGAAGAAGCCTTGGTAAAAGCATTGACAGAAGGACAGGTTTCTTATTACACAGGATACGATCCAACAGCAGATAGTTTACACTTGGGGCACTTGGTTGCTATCTTAACCAGCCGTCGCTTGCAGTTAGCTGGTCACAAGCCTTACGCCCTAGTTGGCGGTGCAACTGGTCTGATTGGCGACCCTTCCTTCAAGGATGCGGAGCGTAGCTTGCAAACCAAAGATACCGTGGACGGTTGGGTAACAAAAATCCAAGGTCAGCTCTCTCGCTTCTTGGATTTTGAAAATGGTGATAATAAGGCTGAAATGGTCAACAACTACGACTGGTTCTCAGACATCAGCTTTATCGACTTCCTTCGTGATGTCGGTAAATACTACACGGTCAACTACATGATGAGCAAAGACTCTGTGAAAAAAAGGATTGAAACAGGGATTTCCTACACCGAGTTTGCCTACCAAATCATGCAGGGCTATGACTTCTACGAGCTCAACGACAAGCACAATGTAACTCTGCAAATCGGTGGTTCTGACCAATGGGGCAATATGACTGCAGGTACCGAGTTGCTTCGCCGCAAGGCTGACAAGTCTGGTCACGTGATGACTGTTCCCCTCATCACTGACTCAACAGGTAAGAAGTTCGGTAAGTCAGAGGGCAACGCTGTTTGGTTGGATGCAGACAAGACTTCTCCGTATGAAATGTACCAATTCTGGCTCAATGTCATGGACGATGATGCTGTTCGTTTCTTGAAAATCTTTACTTTCTTGTCATTAGATGAGATTGCTGAAATCGAGAAACACTTTGACGCTGCCCGTCATGAACGCCTGGCTCAGAAGATTTTGGCTAAGGAAGTCGTGACATTGGTACACGGTGAAGAGGCTTATAACCAGGCCCTTAACATCACCGAGCAATTGTTCGCAGGCAACATCAAAAACCTGTCCGCAAAAGAACTCAAACAGGGCCTCAGCAACGTTCCAAACTACGCTGTACAGGCTGAAGACAACCTTAACATCGTTGAACTCCTAGTCACCTCTGGTATTGTCAACTCAAAACGCCAAGCTCGTGAAGATGTGCAAAATGGTGCCATCTATGTCAATGGTGAGCGTGTGCAGGACTTGGACTATACCCTTTCTGACAGTGACAAGATTGACGGCGAGTTAACCGTTATCCGTCGTGGTAAGAAAAAATATTCAGTTTTGACTTATTAA
- a CDS encoding DUF1211 domain-containing protein, whose protein sequence is MKNTKQNPKNQELLNDYFEQMGQEASLLHPELEHLSADERQAFLDQLYREDETRRAKRLKEHLEVFSDAVIGVIITMMLLEIPLPSDTVDTHHFFTGILIFFVSFFIVADFWYDNHKILGQIEHATSKILIVQFNFMATLALIPLFTRWMMEGITTTAVVGYGVVTIAVNLCQSILNYFVLQEKFAGTTYTKRFVSMAHLRQLVTVALFNIVVILFAYFNPTLAFYFYILRPIVSFLGAAFFEKRRQKRKEKMAVRVNYI, encoded by the coding sequence ATGAAAAATACCAAGCAAAATCCTAAAAATCAAGAACTTTTGAACGACTACTTTGAACAAATGGGTCAGGAAGCCAGTCTTTTGCATCCTGAGTTAGAGCATTTGTCTGCCGATGAACGTCAAGCATTTTTGGACCAACTCTATCGTGAAGATGAGACACGTCGTGCCAAGCGCCTGAAGGAGCATCTTGAGGTGTTCTCCGATGCAGTGATTGGGGTCATCATCACCATGATGTTGCTGGAAATTCCTTTACCGAGCGACACTGTTGATACACATCACTTTTTCACTGGCATCCTCATCTTCTTTGTATCCTTTTTCATCGTGGCGGATTTTTGGTATGACAACCACAAGATTCTAGGACAGATTGAGCACGCAACCAGCAAAATCTTAATTGTTCAATTCAACTTTATGGCAACGCTGGCCCTCATTCCCCTCTTTACTCGGTGGATGATGGAAGGCATAACCACCACGGCTGTTGTTGGTTATGGGGTCGTGACCATTGCAGTCAATCTCTGTCAATCCATTTTGAATTACTTTGTCCTACAAGAAAAGTTTGCCGGAACAACATATACAAAGCGGTTTGTTTCCATGGCACACTTACGACAATTGGTGACCGTCGCCCTTTTCAACATCGTCGTTATCCTATTTGCTTACTTTAATCCGACACTTGCCTTTTATTTCTACATTTTACGCCCAATCGTATCTTTCCTAGGAGCAGCCTTCTTCGAAAAGAGACGGCAGAAGCGGAAAGAAAAAATGGCAGTTAGAGTAAATTACATATAA
- a CDS encoding HIT family protein encodes MTCIFCHQLKEEDILYQTEHFKVVWDIDPVQTGHLLIVSKEHYDTLSQIPSAVRYELSDLEVFLTDKLCQALTIDGVTIACNDRLFDVGTHFHVHLIPRFRSDGFWDQISLAQVQLDLNAFLKAL; translated from the coding sequence ATGACCTGCATTTTTTGCCACCAACTCAAAGAAGAAGATATTCTCTACCAGACGGAACATTTCAAGGTAGTCTGGGATATTGACCCTGTCCAAACTGGGCATCTACTGATTGTTAGCAAGGAACACTATGACACGCTCAGCCAAATCCCTTCTGCTGTTCGCTATGAGCTATCGGACTTAGAAGTCTTTTTGACTGATAAACTCTGTCAAGCATTGACAATTGACGGTGTGACCATAGCTTGCAACGATCGCTTGTTTGACGTTGGAACCCATTTCCATGTCCACCTGATTCCACGCTTTCGATCAGACGGCTTCTGGGACCAAATTTCACTTGCACAAGTGCAGCTGGACCTGAACGCCTTTCTCAAAGCATTATAA
- a CDS encoding zinc ABC transporter substrate-binding protein AdcA, giving the protein MKKVGLLFLSVSALLLGACSNSTASEDGKLDIVTTFYPVYEFTKQVAGDEANVDLLVKAGTEVHGYEPSAKDIARIQEADAFVYENENMETWVHDVEGSIDTEKVNVISATDGMLLLPGSEEGEEHDHSEEGHSHAYDPHVWLSPERAITLVENIRDSLVAKYPEKKDAFETNAAAYIEKLDALDAKYSETLSAAKQKYFVTQHTAFAYLALDYGLKQVSITGVAADEDPTPSRLAELTEYINKYGIKYIYFEENASKSVAETLAKETGVQLDVLNPLESLTDEDMKNGKDYISVMEDNLTALEKTTSQEGSEILPEEGAETAQTVYNGYFEDSAVKDRTLSDYVGEWQSVYPYLLDGTLDQVWDYKAKIKGGMTAEEYKAYYDTGYKTDVDQINITDNTMEFVVGDKKEKFTYKYVGYKILTYKKGNRGVRFLFEATDANAGNYKYVQFSDHNIAPVKTDHFHIYFGGESQEKLLEELENWPTYYPVGLTGLEIGQEMLAH; this is encoded by the coding sequence ATGAAAAAAGTTGGTTTATTATTTTTGTCTGTATCAGCTTTGCTTTTAGGGGCTTGTAGCAATAGCACAGCTTCTGAAGATGGGAAGTTAGATATCGTCACGACTTTTTATCCTGTTTATGAGTTCACCAAGCAGGTGGCAGGTGATGAGGCAAATGTTGATCTGTTGGTTAAGGCTGGGACAGAGGTTCATGGTTATGAGCCGTCAGCTAAAGATATTGCTCGTATCCAAGAGGCAGATGCTTTTGTTTATGAAAATGAGAATATGGAAACCTGGGTCCATGATGTAGAAGGTTCAATTGATACTGAAAAAGTAAATGTTATCAGTGCAACGGATGGGATGCTCTTGTTACCGGGTAGTGAAGAAGGGGAGGAACACGACCATAGTGAGGAGGGGCATAGCCATGCTTATGATCCGCATGTATGGTTGTCTCCTGAGCGTGCCATCACACTTGTAGAAAATATTCGTGATAGTTTGGTAGCTAAATACCCAGAAAAGAAAGATGCTTTTGAAACAAATGCGGCAGCCTATATTGAGAAATTAGATGCTTTGGATGCTAAATATTCTGAAACATTATCTGCTGCGAAACAGAAATACTTTGTTACACAGCATACTGCATTTGCATATTTGGCTTTGGACTATGGTTTGAAACAAGTTTCTATTACAGGTGTTGCTGCAGATGAAGATCCAACTCCATCACGTCTAGCAGAATTGACAGAGTATATTAATAAATATGGTATTAAGTATATCTATTTTGAAGAAAATGCGTCAAAATCTGTTGCAGAAACACTTGCCAAAGAGACTGGGGTTCAGTTGGACGTTCTTAATCCTCTTGAAAGTTTGACGGATGAGGATATGAAAAATGGTAAGGATTATATTTCTGTTATGGAAGATAATCTGACTGCCCTTGAAAAAACAACTTCCCAAGAAGGTTCTGAAATTTTGCCAGAAGAAGGTGCTGAGACTGCGCAAACTGTTTATAACGGTTATTTTGAAGATAGTGCCGTAAAAGATCGTACTCTTTCAGATTATGTAGGTGAGTGGCAATCTGTTTATCCATACTTGCTTGATGGTACACTAGATCAGGTCTGGGATTACAAGGCTAAGATCAAAGGTGGTATGACAGCAGAAGAGTACAAGGCTTATTACGATACTGGCTACAAAACAGATGTTGATCAAATTAACATTACAGATAATACCATGGAATTTGTAGTGGGAGATAAGAAAGAAAAATTCACGTATAAGTATGTGGGCTATAAGATTTTGACCTACAAAAAAGGAAATCGTGGTGTTCGTTTCTTGTTTGAAGCAACGGATGCAAATGCTGGTAACTATAAGTATGTTCAATTTAGCGACCACAATATCGCCCCTGTTAAAACAGATCACTTCCACATCTATTTTGGTGGAGAGAGCCAAGAAAAACTCTTGGAAGAGTTGGAAAACTGGCCGACATACTACCCTGTTGGTTTGACTGGTTTGGAAATTGGTCAGGAGATGCTGGCTCACTAA
- a CDS encoding copper resistance protein CopZ: MKQTLKLKNLSCQNCVKHVTNHLLDLDGVEEVKIQLEEQLAEVETSVAYDLEQYQEVLDDTIYEVEELI; encoded by the coding sequence ATGAAGCAAACTTTGAAATTGAAAAACTTATCGTGCCAAAACTGTGTCAAGCATGTGACCAATCACCTCTTGGACTTGGATGGGGTGGAAGAGGTGAAAATCCAGCTGGAAGAGCAGTTGGCGGAGGTGGAAACCTCTGTAGCCTATGACTTGGAACAGTACCAAGAGGTGCTGGATGATACAATCTATGAAGTGGAAGAGTTGATATAA